One Phoenix dactylifera cultivar Barhee BC4 chromosome 8, palm_55x_up_171113_PBpolish2nd_filt_p, whole genome shotgun sequence genomic window carries:
- the LOC103721101 gene encoding uncharacterized protein LOC103721101 isoform X3 yields MRLFSLFSFKNPQISADESTAWGSDSRHGTVVTGSRHPLGFGLLLHYKLLEGEGDGRGPMAAYDLAQRLLPGQAPTEHTIRRRLVAVAMFALCVAFGGFLLAGAQSRLIFQMMILIANFTVFFLGLLVIYFFMPISSGIPGLPISADRLISVTLAVSVFTMFLNSTCLILVAG; encoded by the exons ATGCGGCTGTTCTCGCTGTTTTCCTTCAAAAACCCACAAATATCCGCGGATGAGAGCACTGCGTGGGGCTCG GACAGTCGTCACGGGACAGTCGTCACGGGCAGTCGTCATCCCCTCGGTTTTGGGCTTCTCCTCCATTATAAGCTTCTCGAAGGGGAAGGCGATGGTC GGGGTCCGATGGCCGCCTACGACCTCGCCCAACGACTCCTCCCCGGCCAAGCTCCGACGGAGCATACAATCCGCCGCAGGCTGGTGGCGGTCGCCATGTTTGCCCTCTGTGTCGCCTTTGGAGGGTTCTTGCTGGCGGGCGCTCAGTCGAGGCTTATATTCCAGATGATGATTCTGATTGCCAATTTCacagtcttcttccttggcctgCTGGTGATCTACTTCTTTATGCCAATCTCCTCCGGGATACCAGGGCTGCCGATCTCCGCCGATAGATTGATCTCGGTGACCCTAGCCGTATCCGTATTCACCATGTTCCTTAATTCCACTTGTCTCATTCTGGTGGCCGGCTAA
- the LOC103721101 gene encoding uncharacterized protein LOC103721101 isoform X4: MRLFSLFSFKNPQISADESTAWGSDSRHGTVVTGSRHPLGFGLLLHYKLLEGEGDGGPMAAYDLAQRLLPGQAPTEHTIRRRLVAVAMFALCVAFGGFLLAGAQSRLIFQMMILIANFTVFFLGLLVIYFFMPISSGIPGLPISADRLISVTLAVSVFTMFLNSTCLILVAG; this comes from the exons ATGCGGCTGTTCTCGCTGTTTTCCTTCAAAAACCCACAAATATCCGCGGATGAGAGCACTGCGTGGGGCTCG GACAGTCGTCACGGGACAGTCGTCACGGGCAGTCGTCATCCCCTCGGTTTTGGGCTTCTCCTCCATTATAAGCTTCTCGAAGGGGAAGGCGATG GGGGTCCGATGGCCGCCTACGACCTCGCCCAACGACTCCTCCCCGGCCAAGCTCCGACGGAGCATACAATCCGCCGCAGGCTGGTGGCGGTCGCCATGTTTGCCCTCTGTGTCGCCTTTGGAGGGTTCTTGCTGGCGGGCGCTCAGTCGAGGCTTATATTCCAGATGATGATTCTGATTGCCAATTTCacagtcttcttccttggcctgCTGGTGATCTACTTCTTTATGCCAATCTCCTCCGGGATACCAGGGCTGCCGATCTCCGCCGATAGATTGATCTCGGTGACCCTAGCCGTATCCGTATTCACCATGTTCCTTAATTCCACTTGTCTCATTCTGGTGGCCGGCTAA
- the LOC103721101 gene encoding uncharacterized protein LOC103721101 isoform X5, translating into MRALRGARRHGTVVTGSRHPLGFGLLLHYKLLEGEGDGRGPMAAYDLAQRLLPGQAPTEHTIRRRLVAVAMFALCVAFGGFLLAGAQSRLIFQMMILIANFTVFFLGLLVIYFFMPISSGIPGLPISADRLISVTLAVSVFTMFLNSTCLILVAG; encoded by the exons ATGAGAGCACTGCGTGGGGCTCG TCGTCACGGGACAGTCGTCACGGGCAGTCGTCATCCCCTCGGTTTTGGGCTTCTCCTCCATTATAAGCTTCTCGAAGGGGAAGGCGATGGTC GGGGTCCGATGGCCGCCTACGACCTCGCCCAACGACTCCTCCCCGGCCAAGCTCCGACGGAGCATACAATCCGCCGCAGGCTGGTGGCGGTCGCCATGTTTGCCCTCTGTGTCGCCTTTGGAGGGTTCTTGCTGGCGGGCGCTCAGTCGAGGCTTATATTCCAGATGATGATTCTGATTGCCAATTTCacagtcttcttccttggcctgCTGGTGATCTACTTCTTTATGCCAATCTCCTCCGGGATACCAGGGCTGCCGATCTCCGCCGATAGATTGATCTCGGTGACCCTAGCCGTATCCGTATTCACCATGTTCCTTAATTCCACTTGTCTCATTCTGGTGGCCGGCTAA
- the LOC103721101 gene encoding uncharacterized protein LOC103721101 isoform X6 codes for MRALRGARRHGTVVTGSRHPLGFGLLLHYKLLEGEGDGGPMAAYDLAQRLLPGQAPTEHTIRRRLVAVAMFALCVAFGGFLLAGAQSRLIFQMMILIANFTVFFLGLLVIYFFMPISSGIPGLPISADRLISVTLAVSVFTMFLNSTCLILVAG; via the exons ATGAGAGCACTGCGTGGGGCTCG TCGTCACGGGACAGTCGTCACGGGCAGTCGTCATCCCCTCGGTTTTGGGCTTCTCCTCCATTATAAGCTTCTCGAAGGGGAAGGCGATG GGGGTCCGATGGCCGCCTACGACCTCGCCCAACGACTCCTCCCCGGCCAAGCTCCGACGGAGCATACAATCCGCCGCAGGCTGGTGGCGGTCGCCATGTTTGCCCTCTGTGTCGCCTTTGGAGGGTTCTTGCTGGCGGGCGCTCAGTCGAGGCTTATATTCCAGATGATGATTCTGATTGCCAATTTCacagtcttcttccttggcctgCTGGTGATCTACTTCTTTATGCCAATCTCCTCCGGGATACCAGGGCTGCCGATCTCCGCCGATAGATTGATCTCGGTGACCCTAGCCGTATCCGTATTCACCATGTTCCTTAATTCCACTTGTCTCATTCTGGTGGCCGGCTAA
- the LOC103721101 gene encoding uncharacterized protein LOC103721101 isoform X2, whose amino-acid sequence MHKRSVNGPHGLSPFRLYPEKEPQAQACSIVKQASCRRERAWCKDSRHGTVVTGSRHPLGFGLLLHYKLLEGEGDGGPMAAYDLAQRLLPGQAPTEHTIRRRLVAVAMFALCVAFGGFLLAGAQSRLIFQMMILIANFTVFFLGLLVIYFFMPISSGIPGLPISADRLISVTLAVSVFTMFLNSTCLILVAG is encoded by the exons ATGCATAAGAGGAGTGTCAATGGGCCACATGGGCTGAGCCCATTTCGGCTTTATCCTGAGAAAGAACCACAGGCCCAAGCTTGCTCCATTGTGAAGCAGGCTTCATGCAGGCGTGAACGTGCGTGGTGCAAG GACAGTCGTCACGGGACAGTCGTCACGGGCAGTCGTCATCCCCTCGGTTTTGGGCTTCTCCTCCATTATAAGCTTCTCGAAGGGGAAGGCGATG GGGGTCCGATGGCCGCCTACGACCTCGCCCAACGACTCCTCCCCGGCCAAGCTCCGACGGAGCATACAATCCGCCGCAGGCTGGTGGCGGTCGCCATGTTTGCCCTCTGTGTCGCCTTTGGAGGGTTCTTGCTGGCGGGCGCTCAGTCGAGGCTTATATTCCAGATGATGATTCTGATTGCCAATTTCacagtcttcttccttggcctgCTGGTGATCTACTTCTTTATGCCAATCTCCTCCGGGATACCAGGGCTGCCGATCTCCGCCGATAGATTGATCTCGGTGACCCTAGCCGTATCCGTATTCACCATGTTCCTTAATTCCACTTGTCTCATTCTGGTGGCCGGCTAA
- the LOC103721101 gene encoding uncharacterized protein LOC103721101 isoform X1, which produces MHKRSVNGPHGLSPFRLYPEKEPQAQACSIVKQASCRRERAWCKDSRHGTVVTGSRHPLGFGLLLHYKLLEGEGDGRGPMAAYDLAQRLLPGQAPTEHTIRRRLVAVAMFALCVAFGGFLLAGAQSRLIFQMMILIANFTVFFLGLLVIYFFMPISSGIPGLPISADRLISVTLAVSVFTMFLNSTCLILVAG; this is translated from the exons ATGCATAAGAGGAGTGTCAATGGGCCACATGGGCTGAGCCCATTTCGGCTTTATCCTGAGAAAGAACCACAGGCCCAAGCTTGCTCCATTGTGAAGCAGGCTTCATGCAGGCGTGAACGTGCGTGGTGCAAG GACAGTCGTCACGGGACAGTCGTCACGGGCAGTCGTCATCCCCTCGGTTTTGGGCTTCTCCTCCATTATAAGCTTCTCGAAGGGGAAGGCGATGGTC GGGGTCCGATGGCCGCCTACGACCTCGCCCAACGACTCCTCCCCGGCCAAGCTCCGACGGAGCATACAATCCGCCGCAGGCTGGTGGCGGTCGCCATGTTTGCCCTCTGTGTCGCCTTTGGAGGGTTCTTGCTGGCGGGCGCTCAGTCGAGGCTTATATTCCAGATGATGATTCTGATTGCCAATTTCacagtcttcttccttggcctgCTGGTGATCTACTTCTTTATGCCAATCTCCTCCGGGATACCAGGGCTGCCGATCTCCGCCGATAGATTGATCTCGGTGACCCTAGCCGTATCCGTATTCACCATGTTCCTTAATTCCACTTGTCTCATTCTGGTGGCCGGCTAA